One window of the Rufibacter radiotolerans genome contains the following:
- the cysK gene encoding cysteine synthase A — translation MKAENILQTIGNTPVVRINRIFGPEAQVWVKLERANPGGSIKDRIALSMVEDAERRGALKPGGRIIEPTSGNTGIGLAMVAAVKGHPLTLVMPESMSIERRRLMAAYGAELELTPREKGMKGAIERAHEMAAEDGNAWIPMQFENEANTQVHIDTTAQEILQDFPDGVDYLITGVGTGGHITGVGKVLKQKFPNLKVIAVEPTLSPVLSGGAPGPHPIQGLAAGFIPKIMDTSLLDGVIQVTQQEAFDYARRAAKEEGIFMGISSGGSLAAVAQQLAKVELGTRILTFCYDTGERYLSVEGLFV, via the coding sequence ATGAAAGCAGAAAACATCTTACAGACCATTGGCAACACGCCCGTGGTGCGCATTAACCGGATATTTGGCCCAGAGGCCCAGGTGTGGGTGAAACTGGAGCGGGCCAACCCCGGCGGAAGCATTAAAGACCGCATAGCCCTGTCTATGGTGGAAGACGCCGAGCGGCGCGGGGCCTTAAAACCCGGCGGACGCATTATTGAGCCTACCTCCGGCAACACCGGCATTGGCTTAGCCATGGTGGCCGCTGTGAAAGGTCACCCGTTGACCTTGGTCATGCCGGAGTCCATGTCCATTGAGCGCCGCCGCCTGATGGCTGCCTACGGCGCGGAACTGGAATTGACGCCGCGCGAAAAGGGCATGAAAGGCGCCATTGAGCGGGCCCATGAGATGGCCGCTGAAGACGGAAACGCCTGGATTCCCATGCAGTTTGAGAACGAAGCCAACACCCAGGTACATATTGATACCACTGCCCAGGAGATTCTCCAAGACTTCCCTGACGGGGTGGATTACCTGATTACCGGCGTGGGCACCGGCGGACACATTACCGGCGTTGGCAAAGTATTGAAGCAGAAATTTCCCAACTTAAAGGTCATTGCCGTGGAGCCTACTTTGTCGCCGGTGCTGAGCGGCGGTGCCCCAGGTCCGCACCCCATCCAGGGGCTGGCCGCAGGCTTTATTCCCAAGATCATGGACACCTCCCTATTGGACGGCGTGATCCAGGTTACCCAGCAGGAAGCCTTTGACTACGCCCGCCGGGCCGCCAAGGAAGAGGGGATCTTCATGGGTATCTCCTCAGGTGGCTCTTTGGCTGCGGTGGCGCAGCAATTGGCTAAAGTAGAACTGGGCACCCGTATCCTTACCTTCTGCTATGACACCGGCGAACGCTACCTGTCTGTGGAAGGGCTGTTTGTATAG
- a CDS encoding serine O-acetyltransferase: MEESFLQRLWGLHQQNQLRIPTTLLCQFLDRLLQMLFPPLAEQPIASAKELAQEASFLEKELESMLEGILHLSPAPAAQTVEQFMAELPRLHEQLIADAQFILEEDPAARHIEEVMRSYPGFYALAVYRIAHFFYQAGVPLLPRILSESAHSRTGIDIHPGAKISFPVCIDHGTGIVIGETTVIGKYVKLYQGVTLGALSVAKYMVDLKRHPTIEDHVVIYAGATILGGNTVIGSHSIIGGNVWLTDSVPPYSRLYHRAQIKVSRSEAPEDILDFSI, from the coding sequence ATGGAAGAATCATTTTTACAACGGCTTTGGGGGCTGCACCAGCAAAACCAGCTCCGGATACCTACCACGCTGCTCTGCCAGTTTCTGGACCGGTTGCTGCAGATGCTATTTCCGCCTTTGGCCGAGCAGCCCATTGCCTCTGCCAAAGAGCTGGCCCAGGAAGCCAGTTTCCTGGAAAAGGAACTGGAGTCTATGCTGGAGGGGATCCTGCATTTAAGTCCGGCCCCGGCTGCCCAGACGGTGGAGCAATTCATGGCCGAACTGCCCCGCCTGCACGAGCAGCTGATTGCAGACGCCCAGTTTATTTTGGAGGAAGACCCTGCCGCCCGGCACATTGAAGAGGTGATGCGCTCTTACCCGGGTTTCTATGCCTTGGCGGTATATAGAATAGCGCATTTTTTTTACCAGGCAGGGGTTCCGTTGTTGCCGCGCATCTTGTCAGAATCGGCGCACAGCCGCACGGGTATTGACATTCACCCGGGGGCCAAGATTAGTTTTCCGGTGTGCATTGACCACGGCACTGGTATAGTGATAGGGGAGACCACCGTTATTGGCAAGTACGTGAAACTCTACCAGGGTGTCACGCTGGGAGCGCTGAGCGTAGCCAAATACATGGTAGACCTCAAACGCCATCCTACCATTGAAGACCACGTGGTCATTTACGCGGGCGCTACCATATTGGGCGGGAATACAGTCATTGGTTCGCACAGCATCATTGGCGGTAACGTATGGCTCACCGATAGCGTACCACCTTATTCGCGGCTGTACCACCGGGCCCAGATAAAGGTAAGCCGGTCTGAGGCCCCGGAAGATATCCTGGATTTTTCCATCTAA
- a CDS encoding ABC transporter ATP-binding protein → MAFWDNIFGKKPPQQGKPQLSVQERVSALKHLPPFLKMVWQTNPRMAMVNVVLRLLRAAVPVAMLYVGQLIIDEVLRLTQTNDKLLGYLLTLVAIEFGLAVVSDFLNRGIALIDGLLGDLFANQSSIRLMEHAAELDLDQFEDSAFYDKLERARRQTLSRTILMSQVLGQMQDLLTMVFLAAGLIAFYPWLLLLLLIAVLPAFLGESHFNERSYSLVHGWTPERRELDYLRQTGASDDTAKEVKIFGLSDFLTNRFRELSTKFYLDNKKLATRRAGWGSVFAALGSAGYYGAYVYLVLQTVKGQVSLGQLTFLAGSFMRLRGLLESVLNRFTSVAEGALYLQDFFDFFELQPRITRQSTAPPFPRPIRHGFTFENVGFQYRNSEKWAIRHLNFTLHAGEKLALVGENGAGKTTLVKLLSRLYDPTEGRILLDGIDLREYDPAELRREIGVIFQDFVRFQMTAGTNIAIGRIDQKENQPRIESSAQQSLADTVIDKLPEGYDQVIGRRFNKGVDLSGGEWQKIALGRAYMRDAQLLILDEPTAALDARAEHEVFQRFSELTKGKTAVLISHRFSTVRMADRILVIENGQFVEIGSHEELLAKGGRYAELFRLQAKGYL, encoded by the coding sequence ATGGCATTCTGGGATAATATTTTTGGCAAGAAACCACCGCAACAGGGCAAACCGCAACTTTCTGTGCAGGAGCGGGTGAGCGCACTAAAACACTTGCCGCCCTTCCTTAAAATGGTGTGGCAGACCAACCCGCGCATGGCCATGGTCAACGTGGTACTGCGCCTGCTCAGGGCGGCGGTCCCTGTGGCCATGCTCTACGTGGGCCAGCTGATCATTGACGAAGTGCTCCGGCTGACCCAGACCAACGACAAGTTGCTGGGCTACCTGCTCACGCTGGTGGCCATTGAGTTCGGACTGGCCGTGGTCTCTGATTTCCTGAACCGGGGCATTGCCCTCATTGATGGGCTCCTGGGCGACCTGTTTGCGAACCAGTCCTCCATCCGGCTCATGGAGCACGCCGCCGAACTGGACCTGGACCAGTTTGAGGACTCGGCTTTCTATGACAAACTGGAGCGGGCCCGCCGGCAGACCCTGAGCCGAACAATTCTCATGAGCCAGGTGCTGGGCCAGATGCAGGACCTTTTGACCATGGTCTTTCTGGCCGCCGGTCTTATTGCCTTCTACCCGTGGTTGTTGCTTCTATTGTTAATAGCGGTACTGCCTGCGTTTCTGGGCGAGTCGCACTTCAATGAGCGCAGTTACTCTTTGGTGCACGGCTGGACCCCGGAACGCCGCGAGCTGGATTATCTGCGCCAGACCGGCGCCAGCGATGATACGGCAAAGGAAGTCAAGATCTTCGGGCTTTCAGATTTCCTGACCAACCGCTTTAGGGAGCTTTCCACCAAATTTTATCTGGATAACAAGAAACTGGCCACCCGCCGGGCCGGCTGGGGCAGCGTGTTTGCCGCACTGGGCAGCGCCGGCTATTACGGGGCTTATGTGTACCTGGTATTGCAAACCGTAAAAGGCCAGGTTTCCCTGGGGCAGCTCACGTTTCTGGCCGGTTCTTTCATGCGCCTTCGGGGCTTGCTGGAATCTGTGTTGAATCGCTTCACCAGCGTGGCCGAAGGCGCCTTGTACCTCCAGGATTTCTTTGATTTCTTTGAGTTGCAGCCCCGCATTACCCGTCAGTCCACGGCCCCGCCTTTCCCCAGACCTATCCGGCATGGCTTCACCTTTGAGAACGTAGGCTTCCAGTACCGAAACTCAGAAAAATGGGCCATCCGTCACCTCAACTTCACCCTGCATGCCGGCGAAAAGCTGGCGCTGGTAGGCGAAAACGGCGCCGGCAAGACCACCTTGGTTAAGCTGCTTTCCCGCCTCTATGACCCTACCGAAGGCCGTATTCTGTTAGACGGTATTGACCTGCGCGAATATGACCCCGCCGAGCTGCGCCGCGAGATTGGCGTGATCTTCCAGGATTTCGTTCGGTTCCAGATGACGGCGGGTACCAACATCGCCATTGGCCGCATAGACCAGAAAGAAAACCAGCCCCGCATTGAATCTTCGGCGCAGCAAAGCCTGGCAGACACGGTCATCGACAAACTTCCCGAGGGCTACGATCAGGTCATTGGTCGGCGTTTCAATAAAGGCGTGGACCTGTCTGGTGGCGAATGGCAGAAGATAGCCCTGGGCCGCGCCTACATGCGTGACGCCCAGCTTTTGATCCTGGACGAGCCCACCGCCGCCCTGGACGCCCGAGCCGAGCACGAAGTATTCCAACGCTTCTCAGAACTCACCAAAGGCAAAACCGCCGTCCTCATCTCCCACCGCTTCTCCACCGTCCGCATGGCAGACCGGATTCTGGTGATTGAGAACGGGCAGTTTGTGGAAATTGGCTCGCATGAGGAGTTACTGGCGAAGGGCGGCCGCTACGCGGAGTTGTTCAGGTTGCAGGCGAAAGGATATTTGTAG
- a CDS encoding MFS transporter, producing the protein MPTASTDVYSLRFWLLCLSSFLFSASFNMIIPELPNFLTSLGGAEYKGYIVGLFTITAGLSRPFSGKLTDTIGRMPVIYFGVAVCVLCSLLYPLLTTVTAFLLLRLVHGFSTGFTPTGESAYIADIVPLEKRGAAIGVFGLAGSLGLAAGPAIGGEFSRYFTLDALFYASSGMALLAVLVLLNQKETLVNPQKFRLGLLRIKKDEIFEPRVWPPFVVMLLTLFCYGAVLTVTPDFSQHLGIPNKGLFFTFYTVSSIGIRFLAGRASDRFGRVPVLRISTFMMALGMLVLGFADSKMMFLGAAVLYGIGTGMNSPTLYAWTIDLSHANRRGRAMATVYIALEAGIGLGAFLSASVYDKRVEAIPYVFWSAAALCFVAFLFVLVGRFPKREEAV; encoded by the coding sequence ATGCCTACCGCTTCTACAGACGTTTACTCCCTCCGGTTCTGGTTGCTGTGTTTGAGTTCCTTCCTGTTCTCGGCTAGCTTCAACATGATCATCCCGGAGCTGCCCAATTTCCTCACCAGCCTGGGCGGGGCAGAGTACAAAGGCTATATTGTGGGGCTTTTTACCATTACCGCCGGACTGTCACGCCCTTTCTCCGGCAAGCTCACCGACACCATCGGCCGTATGCCGGTCATTTATTTTGGGGTGGCGGTCTGCGTGCTGTGCAGTCTGCTGTACCCTTTGCTCACCACGGTTACCGCTTTCCTGCTGTTGCGCCTGGTCCATGGGTTCTCCACCGGTTTCACACCTACTGGCGAATCTGCCTACATCGCAGACATTGTGCCCCTGGAAAAACGTGGTGCTGCCATCGGGGTCTTCGGCCTGGCCGGAAGTTTAGGGCTTGCCGCCGGTCCGGCCATTGGCGGGGAGTTCAGCCGGTATTTTACCTTAGACGCTCTTTTTTACGCCTCCTCCGGCATGGCCCTGCTAGCGGTGCTCGTGCTTTTAAATCAGAAAGAAACTCTCGTGAATCCGCAGAAATTCAGGTTGGGGCTACTACGCATCAAGAAGGATGAGATTTTTGAGCCCCGGGTGTGGCCTCCGTTTGTGGTGATGCTACTCACGCTATTCTGCTACGGCGCCGTGCTCACAGTTACCCCAGATTTCAGCCAACACCTGGGCATTCCCAATAAAGGCCTGTTCTTTACGTTTTACACGGTTTCTTCCATCGGGATCCGGTTCCTGGCGGGCCGAGCCTCCGATAGGTTTGGGCGGGTGCCGGTCCTACGCATCTCCACGTTTATGATGGCCCTGGGCATGCTGGTCCTCGGCTTCGCCGATTCAAAAATGATGTTCCTGGGAGCGGCCGTGCTCTACGGGATTGGCACTGGCATGAATTCTCCCACGCTCTACGCCTGGACCATTGACCTCAGCCACGCCAACCGCCGCGGCCGCGCCATGGCCACCGTCTACATCGCCCTGGAAGCCGGCATTGGTCTGGGTGCTTTTCTTTCCGCGTCTGTGTATGATAAACGGGTAGAAGCTATCCCTTACGTGTTCTGGTCGGCAGCGGCCTTATGTTTTGTGGCGTTCCTGTTTGTGTTGGTAGGCCGGTTCCCGAAGCGGGAAGAGGCGGTTTAG
- a CDS encoding peptidylprolyl isomerase, with protein MNYSFKIIAAMLLLAAAACTPPAQQSGSTAVNKFSDATLRRIYTLQDERKTQDLLPFLGRPETMYRREAALAFGSVQDSTAIPALSALLQDQEAEVRKASAYALGQIGKTAAETALMEAYQREQNISARAEILEAWGKCATQNGFDMIARYTAQANMEGAQAWALYRAGQRKLNHAPALTKAAALLTSTQEDARLGAAHFVGRTAKLDPSAIKEQLFTTVQQDKSANVRMAVMLALGKMKDTVGVARVVSQALQKDADYRVRLSAVRPMNQLAYAAVQAAAWNALLDAHPHVALSAAEYLAAKAPAAEASRLQEAAAKQKDWRVRATLFGAALAATPVPQKSAVGQQIQQRFKAASNPYEKAALLTALSKDQSQYPFIEQQTFNAPHPAVSTSGIEALVAIRGQKSFEASAGPAFNQLFQRAIQSGDVALVGIAAGAIRNPELGLKNAYADRSFLTHARDKLTLPRDIETYLELQKTLDFLEDKTSAPTPATPFTHPINWATVNKLAKNQKARLKTSKGDIIFELLVEDAPGSVANFVELLEKGFYNGKNFHRVVPNFVAQGGCPRGDGWGSTDYAIRSEFADLNYLEGYVGMASAGKDTESCQWFITHSPTPHLDGKYTIFAKVVKGMDVVHQLNIGDRIEKVELVR; from the coding sequence ATGAACTACTCTTTCAAAATTATTGCCGCCATGCTGCTTTTAGCGGCCGCGGCCTGTACGCCCCCTGCCCAGCAAAGTGGCAGTACTGCCGTCAATAAATTCAGTGATGCCACCCTCCGCAGAATCTACACCCTGCAGGATGAACGCAAAACTCAGGACCTGCTGCCTTTCCTGGGGCGCCCCGAAACCATGTACCGGCGTGAGGCTGCCCTGGCGTTTGGGTCGGTGCAGGACAGCACGGCTATTCCGGCCTTGAGTGCCTTGCTGCAGGACCAGGAGGCCGAGGTGCGAAAGGCCAGCGCCTACGCCTTGGGTCAGATTGGCAAAACCGCCGCCGAGACCGCCTTGATGGAGGCGTATCAGCGGGAGCAGAACATTTCGGCCCGGGCCGAGATCCTGGAAGCCTGGGGCAAGTGCGCCACCCAGAACGGATTTGATATGATTGCCCGTTACACGGCGCAGGCCAATATGGAAGGCGCTCAAGCCTGGGCCCTGTACCGGGCCGGCCAACGCAAACTCAACCATGCCCCTGCTCTGACTAAAGCCGCGGCGCTGTTGACTTCTACCCAGGAAGATGCCCGCCTGGGCGCTGCGCATTTTGTGGGCCGGACCGCCAAACTGGACCCCAGCGCCATTAAAGAGCAGCTGTTCACTACGGTGCAGCAAGACAAAAGCGCTAATGTGCGCATGGCCGTTATGCTGGCGCTGGGCAAAATGAAGGATACGGTGGGCGTGGCCCGAGTGGTGAGTCAGGCCCTGCAGAAGGACGCTGATTACCGGGTGCGCCTGAGTGCCGTTCGGCCCATGAACCAACTGGCCTACGCCGCGGTGCAAGCTGCCGCCTGGAATGCCTTACTTGATGCGCACCCGCACGTGGCCCTCAGCGCTGCCGAATATCTGGCCGCCAAGGCCCCGGCCGCAGAAGCCAGCCGACTGCAGGAAGCTGCCGCCAAACAAAAAGACTGGCGCGTGCGCGCTACCTTGTTTGGGGCCGCTTTGGCCGCTACTCCAGTACCTCAGAAAAGTGCCGTTGGTCAGCAAATACAGCAGCGATTTAAAGCGGCCAGCAACCCGTATGAAAAAGCAGCTCTGCTCACCGCCCTGAGCAAAGACCAGAGCCAGTACCCTTTTATTGAACAACAGACCTTCAACGCGCCGCACCCAGCGGTGAGCACCTCGGGCATTGAGGCGTTGGTGGCTATAAGAGGGCAGAAAAGCTTTGAGGCCTCGGCAGGGCCGGCTTTTAACCAATTGTTCCAGAGAGCGATTCAGTCTGGCGACGTAGCGTTGGTGGGCATTGCCGCCGGTGCTATCCGCAACCCGGAACTGGGTTTGAAGAACGCCTATGCAGACCGCTCCTTCCTGACCCATGCCCGCGACAAACTCACCCTTCCCCGCGACATAGAAACCTACCTGGAACTGCAGAAAACGCTGGACTTCCTGGAAGACAAAACTTCGGCGCCTACGCCGGCTACTCCCTTTACGCATCCTATCAATTGGGCCACAGTTAATAAGCTGGCCAAAAACCAGAAGGCCCGCCTGAAGACCTCCAAGGGCGATATCATCTTTGAATTGTTGGTAGAAGATGCTCCTGGTTCGGTGGCCAATTTTGTGGAGCTGTTGGAGAAAGGCTTCTATAACGGCAAGAACTTCCACCGGGTGGTGCCTAACTTCGTGGCCCAGGGCGGCTGTCCCCGCGGCGACGGCTGGGGCTCCACCGACTACGCCATCCGCTCTGAGTTCGCAGATTTGAACTACCTGGAAGGCTACGTAGGCATGGCCAGTGCCGGTAAAGACACCGAGAGCTGCCAATGGTTCATCACCCACTCGCCCACCCCGCACCTGGACGGCAAATACACCATCTTCGCCAAAGTAGTGAAAGGCATGGACGTGGTGCACCAACTGAATATTGGGGATAGGATTGAGAAGGTGGAGTTGGTAAGATAA
- the rsmG gene encoding 16S rRNA (guanine(527)-N(7))-methyltransferase RsmG: MNAASVNILTHYFPDLTPEQQQQFARLAELYVEWNEKINVISRKDTENLMVNHLLHSIGIAKVVQFPAGTSVMDVGTGGGLPGLPLAILFPEVKFHLVDSIGKKIHVVEEIAHELKLQNVRASHTRAEQVHEKYDFIVSRAVARLATFYQWIQFSFKKESVPEQGLYYLKGGDLTEELAESGLVHQVYDLNQYFQEEFFETKKVVFVPQHPTA; this comes from the coding sequence ATGAACGCAGCCTCCGTGAATATCCTGACCCATTATTTCCCTGATCTCACGCCAGAGCAACAGCAGCAGTTTGCCCGCCTAGCGGAACTATATGTGGAGTGGAACGAGAAAATAAACGTGATCTCGCGCAAAGACACCGAGAACCTGATGGTGAACCATCTGCTGCATTCTATAGGCATTGCCAAAGTGGTGCAGTTCCCGGCGGGCACTTCTGTCATGGACGTGGGCACCGGGGGCGGTCTGCCAGGGCTGCCATTGGCCATTCTGTTCCCTGAGGTGAAGTTTCACCTGGTAGACTCCATTGGCAAGAAAATACACGTGGTGGAAGAAATTGCCCATGAATTGAAGCTGCAGAACGTACGCGCCAGCCACACCCGCGCCGAGCAGGTGCATGAGAAATACGACTTCATTGTGAGCCGCGCCGTAGCCCGCCTAGCTACCTTTTACCAATGGATTCAGTTCAGCTTTAAGAAAGAATCTGTACCCGAGCAGGGCCTCTACTACCTCAAAGGCGGTGACCTCACCGAAGAACTAGCGGAGTCTGGCCTTGTGCACCAGGTCTATGACCTGAACCAGTATTTCCAGGAAGAGTTTTTTGAGACAAAGAAAGTGGTCTTTGTGCCACAGCACCCTACGGCGTAG